AAGTACATACATTACTATGATCAAAGTCTTCATGATGGGGATTAATAGAAGCCCTGGAGAAGAAGAGGCCCTCTGTCTGTGCCTCTCCATTCTTTCTTCACCATTAATCAAGGGGATGATGATGATCTTGGACGATACCACTGGCACCTGTTACATCTGCGACCCATAAGGTGCGAGTGTGCTGCTGCGCAGGCTCACGCCGGCACCTCTCAGCGAAACAGCAGGGCCCCTGTGGGTGCTCGCCCTGCTTACGAGGCTCGAGTCGAGGTAGAGTATGATGACGGTTATGTCGTCATGGAAGTGGCGACGGACACCTCGGTCGATCTTTTTGAGATCGGAATACCTCATCTCTCTTTTCTTGGCTGCTTCTAGCAGGGCTGATTTTATGAGCCTCCTAGCGCTCCCCTGCAAAATCAAACAGAGCATGAGCCATTAAGAGTCTCCAATTAGCACAGAGGGCTTAGCAAAAACAAGGTAAAAGTAATTTTGACGCAAAGCTTCCGCCACAGCGGTGATGAATTTTAACCCACTGCATCACAACCAAAACTCATCAAGGGTTCTATTTTCTATAGAACCTGTAAACCATGCCACGTCAAGAATTTTCTGATGGTATGATTGCTGGATTTTATATGCCACATCTTATTTTGCAACATCCAAATTATTTTGCAATAtcaattctatatgcaaattgtTATTTTCAGATATCAATTATCCATTCAGAGGCGCCTCATTATTATTTCATAAATGAAATGCTGGGTGATAAATCTTAATTTTGACTTTGTATATAACTAGAAATCTAATGTGAAATATCACATCATAATGTCATGGACAGTTGTAGTAGAATACGCCAAACATTATGGAAGTATATTTGTCAGGTCAATTTATTTACATGGGAGTGAGAAACTTACACTACGAGGGCTACTTTGAACAATGTCAACAGCCTCCTGGTTGGTTAAGTGCTCCCAAAGTCCATCAGATGCAAATATGATAAACTCATCATGTGGCTGTATTGGTTGCACGCAAATGGATGGTTCTGAACTTAGTATGGGCCTGTTAAAAGGTTCACGAAGACGGAATTTTGCATACAGAGGTTCCCGGTTGAACTCTTGTTTTTTCAGATAGGCATCACCAATCGATCTGCAGACCTGCAACATACAACAAACAAAGAAAAATTAACAATCTTCATTTGGTCCCACGGTaaaaaaaagaagtggcaagtaCCATCATATTTGTTACTCATAGTCATACAAGACAAACTCAGCAACACATTTCTGCATGTGCTATCATGAAGTGATGAATCAGCGGGGCTAAATAACATTGTTTTACTAATGAATAGTTAAACAGAGTGATGGAATTAATCGAACTGAGCCATAACAATATTTCTTGAGTAGTAACTATCCATCCCATGAGAAATAAGTCAATAACTACTAAGTAGTACTCCATGACTATTCAAGAAATCCCTAATAATTATCAAGCTCTTCACTTCAGTGCTACCTAATAAATATAGCAGAACTGTCATAATGGTCGATCACATCAAGAGGTAATTCTCATCCACAAACATAAGAATATGTTTATTGCATTTCTACCCCCTTACAGCCCTACTACCTATTACCACTTAGTTTTGTCTGTATCTTGGACAAAAACATGAATGAGGTTATTCACTAAATACCATTCAGAAGATAAGGAACTGAGGAAGGGACAATATTAAACTTCCAGGTGGTGAAACTGAAGGTATATTTTGCCAACTAAATGCGCATAAGCATATGGAATAACCATAACATCGAACTTCCACAAATCTACAAATGTCTCCCCAGTGGCAGATGACGCACCTGAATTAGGCCTTTTACACGCCAAACATTGTGCTTGAGAACAACAACATGCCTATCTTCAGGGTGCATTGACTGCAATTCTTTTCTCACTGGCTCAATGCTGACATTATGCTCTGCGGACAGTTGGACTGCCAATACTTCTCCAGTGGCTTTAACATGTTTTCCTAAAACAGCACGAGAATCCCCAACATTGGCAACATAAAGCATGCCACCACAGATAACACCAACCAGACAGCATGAGCCAACAGCCGCTATTTGAGGCTTGACAGGCCATTGCTTGGAGACGATAGAGAAGAACCCATCTTCTGTAGCTTCATATGCTTTCTTCAGTACATCAGCTGACATTGAATTTTGTTCCGAAGTGAACCCTGAAATACAAACCAGGGAAGAAGTAAATAATCACTGCAGTGCTCATTATCAGGCAAGTGAAACAGGGCAGTGTGGGCAGAGCACCAAAGAATGAGCATAGTACTAATGCATAGTGATGCCAGGTTAGCAATTACGTTTAAGATGGTTGAAGAGGTTATCGTTGATGTAGCAAGCTGTCTCTGGTCCACCGTGCCCATCATAAACCCCGACGAAAGTGCCATATGGGCCAGAGTCGAGAAAGCTCAACGGACCCGACTCAATCTGACACTGGTCCTCAAGTAGGTTATTGGCCTGGACAACAGCCATGGAGAAGTCGCCATTTACATGCTCCCCGGCGTCCTTGTACCATAGAAGTCCATCCTGCCTACCGGCAGCATCTGAGCCTGTCCGGGCATGCCGGTTGGATGAAGGTCTCCAACACGCCCGTAGAAAGTTCATCAATGTCACTATCATCCCTCATCAGTCATCCCACCCACGTACGCCTCCGAGCTCGCCTCATCTGTTATCTAAGAAAATCACAGTGTCGCTTCTCAATGCACCAACAGAACTCTTGCCTTTATCCTGGAAAGAAAAAGAAACATGTATAAGTATGTGAAACACAAGTATGGCTCATTAATAGTACTCAACGCTTATCACTTGCACTCGGACTGGGAACACAATTAAAAAAATGTCATATTTTATCTTTCCTTCCTTCCATTTTTTCAATCCATGCAGGAGAGCTGCATGTATTTGTTCAGTAAGTACACACTTTGTCTACCATGTAACACAGAATTCAAATTCAGCATAGTTGCTTTCTCTACAACTCAAAAGGGTCTGAGGAATCTCCTTTGTCGTAACTTTATAGTACAAGCAGATGTAGGAAAAACAAATCAAATTGCCTTGCTTGGTGCTTTTAGGTTCTACTGTTCTAGTAGGAGCAACCTGGTACTGGGTAACCTACACCATCACCATTTTTAATTGCAAAAGAGACATACGTATAGCATTATATAATGCCTAAATAATGCAGCAAAAGACACAATCGTGTCTCTGTTTGACGCAATCGAGGGCGAATATTTCCCATCATACCTAAGATTTTACTTGAAACATAGGCCGCAGCAAAACATTTCCTAACATACACTCGGAACATCTACAAGAACTgacttatagcaactcatcaaaCCTAAGATTTTGCTTGAAAACATGCGCCGGGGCAAAACAGTTTTTAAATACTTTCACAATCAGTTGGGAACCAAGCCTATTCCCCAACAACTCAATTGCCCAAAACCTCATCTACTCCCACAAACTGCAAAACTCTCTCACTCCTCATCCTTGGCATCACAGACTGACACTATAGTGACCACAGAATGGGCAGCTACTGGATACAATTGTGAACCATGATTCAGACGGCAATTTCGCCCAAAATCCTCGACTCGGCGCTTCTCCTAAGCGGCAAATCCAGACGAGACCCGAGCGCGGATAGTATCAGACCTCCCAATCGCCACGAAACTTGGGGACAAACGGGCGCGCTGGTTGATTGGGATCAGGGCAGAAATGCTCTGCTCCCGGTCCCCCACCCCACCCACCCTCTGAAACAAAAATCCCAGGCGCACCTCGCCTCCGTCGGCGCGCCCAAATCGGCGGCCTTGGGATGGGAATCCGGCGAATTGCGGGGAGGGCGACTCGATCGACCTCTCTAGACGACGGAAGGGAGAGGAATACAGTGGTGTTAGAGAGATAGAGAAAGGGGAGGGGAAAGAAAAGAACTTGGAGGGTACACACACCAGTACGGCGCAAGCGGATCGGGTCGTGGCTCGCGACAGCGCAAGCCGGACGAGGGGACTACTCCCCGTCGTCTCCACCGGCGCCGGGGACGACGGTAGGTCGGCGGAGGATGGTGgcgaccggcggcggcggcggcggcacgagaaggggatgaggcggggaaagggggtggggtggggagTGCGGGCGCGCTGCAACGGCCGTTTGATGACGTGTGGGGCTCAGACACGGACGCGATAGATAAGGCGGAAAAGCGCGCGGAGGCCCTCGAGCAAGATCGTATTCGCAGATCGGTCCCCGTGACACGTCAACACCAATTAGGAGAAATATCTGTCCAGCAAAAAGTAAAAAAGCACGAGGTCAACACTCATCAGCAAAATGGACCCAATGATAAGGTTTTCATTTTTATTCCAAGTTCTAGCTTGAAGACTAAAAGCTATTTTCTTCTGTCCAATTTATTTCTCCCTCTCGTGCCATGACTAACGCAAATCTTCCCTTCCTTCCATCGATATCTGTCGATGAGCCTTAGGATTCGCCTCCCCTCTGACCGTTGCTTCGATGGCCGGTGACGAGGAGAGGAATCCTAGTGACTCGGCTTTGGCTGGTATATGGGTCAGGATTTTAGTCCTTACATGGGCGGCTCTCGGGTAGATGATCTTCGAGTCAGTTTTTTGAACTCTGATTCTCCCCGAGTTCGTTCATGGGACGCATTCAAAGGAGCTACAACGTAGATTTCTGCCAACTTCTCGATAAGAGCAGCGTGGTTAGGGTTTTCTTCGTGTATACTCGACGACGAGATTTGGTGTCGGGTCATTCACATCGATTCAAGGGTTCAAAAACGAAGACTGTGACTCTGGGGCGTTGGTCCTTATGGGCACGTGCACGAAAACTAGTCGGCCATCACCAACAAGGTCAGATGGGCTATAGTATGGGAGGGTGACAATGGCGCGTCAACAACTCATTTTGGCGGCGACAGTGATCGTTCGATGGTCCAAGGACGTCGATATAACGTTTGTTATATGGGCGCTGCTACGCGTCCGCCGGCAGATATATTAAAATTATTCTTCGCCTGGACAGACGTTGGATCCCCGAGCTGTTAGCCGTTCAATCTAGTGTGCGCGCCCCGCATGCCTCCGTCATTATTTCCGCAACATGTGCAATGTTGCAGAAACAAGACAACAAACTTGCCCCCGGCCCCGACAGAGCTGCGCCCAgcgcgccgccgccgtcaaccCGCCACCAAAATCAGCCCGCCGCCGGCGTGCAGGAGCTAAGTTGAACTCTCTGCAACACCATGGCCCACCATATCCCGTGTCAGATGCTTGGATCGCTCACCGAGGGGCCCTACTTGGAGAACAGGCGCGGCCTCTACTCCAGCATGATGGCGACGAGCTCCCACGCCAGGCACCCCTTTGACGATTTCTGCAACTGAAGCTATGTTTCTGAAACATGTGTCGTGTTGCAATGCTTGGCCTCGTACTCTGTAACATCGTGCGCTCCTCCAACGCTTTCTGCAACTGGGGCTATGTTTCTAAAGTAAGACCCATGTTGCATAAGGAAAAAATCTTCGCCGTCGAACCATTTTTTCTGAAACAAGACTTCTGTTGCAGAAACTTTCTAAAACTAGACCCTGTTGTTGAAAAAAAAACTTCACCACAAAATCATTTTTTTATTTCTGAAACAAGATCTCTGTTGCAGGAGCCTTCTCAAACAATACGGTTGTTGCAAAAAAAATGGCTGCACATGACTTGTGGCCAGTGTGAGCACTCGATCAAGATTGATCCGACGGCTACGCAGGCAGCGGACGCTCCGCGTGCATCCGTCGGCTGAAGAATAGCGTTTTCCTTGTTTTATTTGAGATGTTTGTACTTCCAATGAACTCTTATACCAGATCCGGATTTTTTTAATAGTTATATAGTGTCCTCTCTGCTCCTTCTCTTTTATGTGCACTTAATTAATTATGCTTGATATTTGGTCTCTCTTCCCTGTGAATGTGATGTGCATTGTTTCGCTCGTGTTCACACGGACGGTGAGTCTATGCCGCCACCTACACCTGCCTACCTACCTGTATATCTGTCTCTCAGTGTTCATTGGCTAGCTTCACCGGCCCGATCGGCCAGGGAAGGAAAAGACACGTAGACAGAGAGCTGTATTCTACACAAATTGCACCCTTCGTCCCATAATACAAAAACGTTTTTCGAGCTATAGCTTGAAAACCGTtcttatgggacagagggagtatataaGTGAACGTATTAAAACATTTATGTTTTAAGCACACTGCATAATGTAAAAAAAATGTATAGTGGATGCTCTTTTAGTCTCATCCTTGGTCACTGTTTTTGaacatgcaaaaaaaaaaacatcTTTGAAGACAGTCGTATATATGCTCACACATATTTACCCAATGAACGCACACAAGCACCCTAACTCTATGGGCACCTCCGAGATAACTAGATATACATAAACATGTGGTAAGAGGTCATGTCTTAATTAGGAGAAGGCAAGCTTTTCTATATTTTTTGTTTCTCTATCTCAGACATTTACCCAACGTGGCATTTATAAGATAGAACTATTGTACACGGCCTAACTCAGCATCGTCAACCTCGATTCCATCAGACTAAAACTCTAACCTCAATTCTTCTGAACAGGTCTGAAACCTGGACATCTTCGTCTCAGCTCTCAACTTTTGCTTGCGGCGTTATTATAAAATGTTTTGAATGTTTTAATGCAGGGTACGTACTGACTGAAATGAGTGAGCAAgtaaactaaaatacgtctatatacatttGATTCATTTAGACAAAGTTAGAGCGTTTTATAATATCGAATGAGcgagtatttcttttctttcttttaggGCGTGCGGCCGAGCCATCCAAAGATGACTCGTTGTTGACTCAGCGCCAGCCTCCACGGCCACTTGTTGCTCTCTATTTTACAGATCAAGCGCGTGAAGGATTAAACAATCCTACTTGCAGGAGCGTGCGAATCCCATGGCATCCTCTTGTTACTTTCTCAAGGCTATCCATCCACCAGTAGCCTCTAATTAATCTGCCGGTGCTGAATAATTAGCTAGTGCGTGCGTACGTAGCAAGCATGTCTATGTTGCACTCACGGAGGACAAGTGTATGGGCTGCAAGTTCAGGATCAGCAGAGTCCAGAGAGATGCAGTTGATTTACGCAGCACATCTCCATCAGTCGGCGCTTCCAGCCAAGCACGCACGCCTTAAATAACGTCTCTGAGCTCAGCCGTCGGTCTCACGCCGACGACACATCTGGCCGTGCCTCCCTgcttcctcctcgccggcctacCTGCTGCATCTGATCTCATCTCCAGGGTGATCGCTCCATGGCATGATCATACATCAGATTTGCCAAAACATCTTGCTCGATCCGATCAGGGAAGAGACTGGGAGCATGATGAAGATGAACACCTGCTGCTTGCTCATCTAGCTAGCTTTGCCATTATTAGCGAGACGGATGGAGACTGCTGCCTGCACCTATCTGCGTCAGCGTGCGTGAATCATCACGCCGGTCCTCATCCTTCCCTTCCGTCGCCTCTTTCACGTGTGGGCTGTGATGCGCCGGGGCCCTCCTCCTCACCCTGcctccttctttcttcttcttcttcttcttcttcttcttcttttttcgcCCGAGTCCTATTTTGCTTTCTATATTGCTCTACAGAAACAGCACGTGACAACCTGCTCTTTGATTGTCCAGTTCCTCAAGTTAGCTGGAGAACTACCTCTAGTTTCTTTGCTCTTCAAAAGAAGCTAGATATTCGTCTACTAGTGAAAATCATGCTGATGTTAATTCTGTTTGTATACCTATGTGCATTATGGAGCATCTGGAGGATTGGAAACTCGCATTCATTCAATAGTGCTATAAATGGGTTGACATGAAACCCATATGGTGGGTGATAAAGGGGAATATCAATAGATGGTTGATCATCTTCAAGGGAGTAAAATGCACAAGACCACCATTTTAGCGTCACAGCTCTTGGAAAATCATCATTTTACAAAACCTGACACTTTGTACCACATCAACATTTTGACAGTGGCAAAATACACTGAACCAAAATTTGATCTCGTTTAGACGTGTCCGATTGTGCGCGGGCCGACAACGGTGAAGGCGCCGCTAACGGCCGTTAACTGCCGTCTTTTTCTTTTGCGCTCGTGATGAACCTGCTGGGTCGGGCCGGCATGTGAGGGAGGGGTATTTTATTGGGTTGGGCGCGTTTGGACTGCTGGGCCGGGCCGGTGCGTGTGGGATGGGTAGTTTGTCTAGCCTGGCGCGTTTGGGCTCGTTCCATTATCGTTTATACGTACCTTCGGCTCGCTCTAGTGCCTGTAGtcatcgctaggtggtctacggactTTATGATGTACTAGAGTTTGTAAAATTCTATGTTTTGAAAACAAGGTATATATGTACGCATTCACATACACACACGTCCACACATCTATGAGCACCTCTGAGAGGCTACATCGGCAGGTCTTGAGGTCGACAAAGTCATCACAGATACATAATACAACACTGAAAACTAGGATGCAAACCCAAGTGGTCAATGTTTACCACAAGGAATCTAACCAGCAAAGCAGGGGCTCTCATTCCTCTCTGTTCTTTCTCTCTCCTCCTTTCTTCCTTGAGAGCCGCCGCTGTGCACCTGGCTCCTCTTCCCTTCTCCTCGGGCGGCCTTGTCGGCCGGAGATGGAGCGGGAGAGGAGGCCATTCTCCTCATGTATATAGTAGCTTAGGACTGATGCATTTGCCTGGAATTCCCATTTGGGCAAGTAAGCATAAAAGCAATGGAAGCATAAacatatctgagtacaaacaactACAAAGGAAAAAAGGCTGGAAGCGTAACTCTCTACAAGACCCTTCATAGGAACCAGCCATTTGTCAGGATTCCCAAGCTAATCGGTCAACGTCGAACTCATCGTAGAGAtcactagtgagactgaagtctcctCTACAAAAACATAATTAAGCACCcagtactcagcaagacttatatcaaaactatctacatatgcatcggtttcAACAATGGGGTTATGGAGTTTAActgtagcaagccagctttgactcagtggctaccTGAACTACGACTACCCGTAATTTCTTTGGGGTGAGAGCACACATGAGTCCACATAGTCACCACATCAATACAacactatggatctgctcccgtctccctacgagaaggccatccatagcactcacacttttTTTGCGCATGTTAAAGTATCCATTTCAACTTGCCTATGAACAATGTAAGCTTCCAAGTAGTCCATATCTGCGGACacaactattcgaatagatcatttaccctgcatgggtgtacttcttcacacatgtgtCCACCACTTAGCGCCTGCacacatgatacgtctccaacgtatctataattttttgttattccatgctattatagtatcaatcttggatgtttttatatgcaattatatatcattttttgggactaacctattaacctagtgccaagtgCCGGCTacttttttttgcttgttttttgttttccagaatatcagtaccaaacgaagtccagtTGCCATGAAACTTTTTAAATATTTTTTCTAGACAAAAGAGACCCTAGAAGGTTCGGAGGAGACCAGAAAATGGAGGAGtacccacaaggcaccagggcgcgcccagggggtaggcgcgccctggtgtgttGTGGGGCCAACGTTCATCTatttgacctaattccacctctataaattctctaaaacgGGAAACCAACAGGGAGccagccaaaaccctatttctgctgccgcaagtttctgttctcGAGAGATCCCATCCGGGGCCTTTTCTTttactctgtcggagggggattctaTATCAACCTTGCTGAAcatccgatgatgtgtgagtagtttatcaccgacctacgggtccatagctagtaattatatggcttcttctctctctttgatcttcaatacaatgttctccttgatgttcttggagatctattcgatgtaatcacttattgcgtgtgtttgttgggatccgatgaattgtgagtttatgatcagattatctatgaatattatttgagtcttctctgaactcttttatgcatgattattatagcttagTATTTCTCTCCAATCTATTGATTGTTGGTTTGGTCAagtagattgatttttcttgcaatgggagaggtgctcgATATCAGTGACAcaaggggacatgacacgtattgtatcattgctattaaggataaaaagatggagtttattcatgcttgagtttactttgtctacatcatgtcatcttgcttaaggcgttactccgttctttatgaacttaatgctctagatgcatgttggattgTGATCGATgcatggagtaatagtagtagatgcaggcaggaatcggtctacttgtcttggacgtgatgatgcctatatacatgatcattgccttagatatcgtcttgattattcgcttttctatcaattgcccaacagtaatttgtttacccaccatatgctattttcaagagagaagactctagtgaaaactattgcccccgggtctattttcatcGTATATCAAAAACCAAAATTACTTTGCTGcaattttcttttctttattttattttttgttttatttatccatctacctatacaagatttgatccttcttcgcaatttttatgtgggcattactacttggtatagattcgttGATACTATTTTCTTGAGCTGTTCCCCTATGGATGCTTtcaatgctatgggaaatttagtgggaCTATTAATGAAACAATTTTAACTCTGGAACATGTTATGCAAA
This sequence is a window from Aegilops tauschii subsp. strangulata cultivar AL8/78 chromosome 7, Aet v6.0, whole genome shotgun sequence. Protein-coding genes within it:
- the LOC109732718 gene encoding probable protein phosphatase 2C 60, whose amino-acid sequence is MIVTLMNFLRACWRPSSNRHARTGSDAAGRQDGLLWYKDAGEHVNGDFSMAVVQANNLLEDQCQIESGPLSFLDSGPYGTFVGVYDGHGGPETACYINDNLFNHLKRFTSEQNSMSADVLKKAYEATEDGFFSIVSKQWPVKPQIAAVGSCCLVGVICGGMLYVANVGDSRAVLGKHVKATGEVLAVQLSAEHNVSIEPVRKELQSMHPEDRHVVVLKHNVWRVKGLIQVCRSIGDAYLKKQEFNREPLYAKFRLREPFNRPILSSEPSICVQPIQPHDEFIIFASDGLWEHLTNQEAVDIVQSSPRSGSARRLIKSALLEAAKKREMRYSDLKKIDRGVRRHFHDDITVIILYLDSSLVSRASTHRGPAVSLRGAGVSLRSSTLAPYGSQM